One stretch of Paenibacillus sp. FSL R5-0341 DNA includes these proteins:
- a CDS encoding Ger(x)C family spore germination protein has product MKHLLQRCLLSLLSLSMCVMTSGCWSAFEIQQVDYAKAFGIDYKDGMYHLYVQTLDFASVAKSESSTKSADTPPVWVGHAEGKTMSLALNELFRTAQLHMAWGHVTAIVMAEGVLTSKHIKEVFDMLGRFPESRYTTWVYGTREPLEKILSATSIYNMSPLDSILHNPLPTYMEESLYPPVLSFKLIATHNDPATTTYLPSIALNNTQWSENQKKHDLFLVEGAFFERTGVNFEFLPRSQLPGYHWLIKDMRRAPLLVQKDGTIYGALSVGLPKIKIKPVIQGEEVKFNIDAQYLTALYEYLVPTSYEEMIQISEVKLREQIMQTYRHGLERGVDIYGLQEKLYRKNPKLWRKLSNNGSKMMLTEDSIQDLKIHLTIPYTGKYKRKV; this is encoded by the coding sequence ATGAAACACTTGTTACAGCGATGTTTGCTGAGTCTGTTAAGCCTATCGATGTGCGTGATGACGAGTGGATGCTGGAGTGCATTTGAAATCCAACAGGTAGACTACGCCAAAGCCTTTGGGATTGATTATAAGGACGGCATGTATCATCTGTATGTGCAAACGCTGGATTTTGCCAGTGTTGCCAAAAGTGAAAGTTCGACCAAAAGTGCAGATACCCCACCTGTGTGGGTCGGCCATGCCGAAGGGAAAACCATGAGCCTTGCGCTCAACGAGTTGTTCCGTACGGCTCAATTGCATATGGCCTGGGGGCATGTGACCGCCATCGTTATGGCAGAAGGTGTGCTCACCAGTAAACATATCAAAGAAGTGTTCGACATGCTGGGACGGTTTCCAGAATCTCGTTATACAACCTGGGTATATGGAACACGAGAGCCTCTGGAAAAAATCCTGAGTGCAACGTCCATCTACAATATGTCGCCACTGGATAGCATTCTTCATAACCCGCTGCCCACTTATATGGAAGAATCGTTGTACCCGCCCGTCCTCAGCTTCAAGCTCATTGCAACGCATAATGATCCGGCTACCACCACGTATCTGCCGAGTATTGCATTGAACAATACTCAATGGTCTGAAAACCAAAAGAAACATGATCTGTTTCTGGTCGAGGGGGCCTTTTTTGAAAGGACGGGGGTTAACTTCGAATTCCTGCCACGCAGTCAGCTTCCCGGTTATCACTGGCTAATCAAGGACATGCGGCGTGCTCCCCTACTTGTCCAGAAGGACGGAACGATCTATGGGGCACTCAGTGTAGGATTGCCGAAGATCAAAATTAAGCCTGTCATTCAAGGTGAAGAGGTCAAGTTCAACATTGATGCCCAATACCTAACCGCGTTGTACGAATATCTGGTGCCCACCTCTTATGAAGAGATGATCCAGATCAGTGAAGTGAAGTTGCGGGAACAGATCATGCAGACCTACCGTCACGGCCTTGAGCGTGGGGTGGATATTTACGGTCTTCAGGAGAAGCTGTATCGCAAAAATCCGAAACTCTGGCGTAAGTTATCCAACAATGGGAGTAAGATGATGCTTACGGAAGATTCGATCCAGGATCTCAAGATCCATCTTACTATCCCGTATACAGGGAAATATAAACGCAAAGTATAG
- a CDS encoding spore germination protein → MPISTQPKNNREVEPFRMNEHNLNTFFAGSDDVIINSHMIGEPPMQLIMTYCSGMVDSEAIYDIILPELKRTYENTHFIRTSDIEKCISLDWTRMDLQDPAFGTELMSLRVFEGQMLICIPSLQTMWSIDISNIPTRTPEESTTEVSIRGARDGFIEPLAVNVALIRTRLRTNQLACNIELIGTRSATKVALMYIKNIANPELIEDVQDRLRKIETERILTANELEELLSPSKITLFPVTHYTGRPDFAAECLLNGRFILIVDGNPSAIIGPVNLFLLLKSPEDASFPFLPVNVGRMLRFLGLMITVFLPGFYIALTSFHMDQIPFPLVATISVGRMGLPMESGVEMFLIMLLMELFREAGVRLPSAIGQTLTVVGGLIIGDSAIRAGMVSPLMIVIIAVTVVAGATIVNQVMTSSVLILRFLCFVLGASLGIYGFILSLILFLIYLTDLKSFGIPYLTPLTPLHFKQAIASLFKLPKGLGKRRPVYLETQEPRKKGNGR, encoded by the coding sequence ATGCCGATCTCAACCCAGCCCAAAAATAATCGTGAAGTTGAACCGTTCCGAATGAACGAGCATAACTTGAATACCTTTTTTGCCGGATCTGACGATGTTATCATCAATAGTCATATGATCGGAGAACCTCCGATGCAACTCATTATGACCTATTGCAGCGGTATGGTGGACAGTGAAGCGATCTACGATATTATTCTCCCGGAACTCAAACGAACATATGAAAATACACACTTTATCCGTACATCCGACATTGAAAAGTGCATCAGTCTGGATTGGACACGAATGGATCTGCAAGATCCGGCATTTGGAACTGAACTGATGTCTCTCCGTGTTTTTGAAGGCCAAATGTTGATCTGTATTCCTTCCCTGCAAACCATGTGGAGTATTGATATATCTAATATCCCTACTCGAACACCGGAGGAATCGACCACCGAAGTTTCGATCCGCGGGGCAAGAGACGGGTTCATTGAACCCCTTGCCGTCAATGTTGCCCTGATACGTACACGTCTGCGTACGAACCAGCTGGCCTGTAATATCGAACTGATCGGTACACGTTCTGCAACCAAGGTGGCATTGATGTATATCAAGAATATCGCCAATCCGGAGCTGATCGAAGACGTCCAGGATCGGTTGCGCAAGATTGAGACCGAACGCATCTTGACCGCCAATGAACTGGAAGAGTTGCTGTCGCCTTCGAAGATTACTTTATTTCCCGTCACCCATTATACGGGTAGGCCTGACTTTGCTGCGGAATGTCTCCTGAACGGACGTTTTATCCTCATTGTCGACGGCAATCCCAGCGCCATTATTGGGCCGGTCAATCTGTTTCTTTTGCTCAAATCCCCGGAGGATGCCAGCTTTCCCTTCTTACCTGTGAACGTAGGACGGATGCTGCGCTTTCTTGGTCTGATGATCACCGTGTTCCTGCCTGGCTTTTATATTGCGCTGACCTCATTTCATATGGACCAGATCCCCTTCCCTCTGGTTGCAACAATATCCGTTGGACGGATGGGGTTGCCGATGGAATCGGGAGTGGAGATGTTTCTCATTATGCTACTGATGGAGTTGTTCCGAGAGGCGGGGGTACGTTTGCCTAGTGCCATCGGCCAGACACTGACTGTCGTCGGAGGTCTGATTATCGGGGATTCCGCCATCCGGGCCGGTATGGTCTCCCCACTCATGATCGTTATTATCGCAGTCACGGTCGTAGCTGGAGCAACGATTGTAAACCAGGTCATGACCAGCTCTGTGCTGATCCTGCGCTTCCTCTGTTTTGTCCTGGGGGCTTCCCTTGGCATCTATGGGTTCATCCTGTCGTTAATTCTGTTCCTCATCTACCTGACCGATCTCAAGTCGTTTGGCATTCCGTATCTCACGCCGTTAACGCCACTTCATTTCAAACAAGCGATAGCTTCATTATTCAAACTGCCCAAAGGGTTGGGTAAACGCAGACCCGTCTATCTGGAGACCCAAGAACCGCGCAAGAAAGGAAACGGACGATGA
- a CDS encoding endospore germination permease encodes MSREKGQITIWLSFSIILLSAGLVCHVLSIPAILEAAGRDGWLSVVAAAPLFMLFLCMMYIIIRRVRGQRLTDWITREFGAIPSWIFRISASILLFTLGTHTLYETTNWTVSTYLQFTPPYVLAGGGALVAAWAAAKGIRSIAMTSSLLLPFVILLGYFVMSANMKYKDYSLLFPIMENGMGPVWRGMIYSLAGLMEIWILMLFQHEVKGKIRWWYVLILGIFMLSMAIGPTIGAIVEFGPEEAAKQRNSPYEQWKLVNIGKLLQHVDFLSIYQWLSGSFARVAISMYLIVDLLNFRRPKKRYIAILTITVIMSFMAMQWWRIDYVDYYVDHIQFPVMLAYVSAVTVILTIAALIHKKDKEAPDHADLNPAQK; translated from the coding sequence ATGAGTCGTGAAAAAGGTCAAATCACCATTTGGTTGTCCTTTTCCATCATTTTATTAAGTGCCGGACTGGTCTGCCATGTCTTGTCCATCCCAGCAATTCTCGAAGCTGCGGGCAGAGATGGATGGTTATCTGTTGTCGCAGCCGCTCCCTTGTTCATGTTGTTTCTATGTATGATGTACATCATTATTCGACGGGTACGTGGACAGCGATTAACAGATTGGATCACGCGAGAATTCGGAGCCATTCCTTCCTGGATCTTCCGGATCTCCGCTTCCATCTTGCTGTTCACGCTTGGCACGCATACGTTATATGAGACAACCAACTGGACAGTCTCCACGTATCTTCAATTCACACCTCCTTATGTTCTGGCCGGTGGCGGAGCGCTGGTTGCTGCCTGGGCGGCGGCCAAGGGCATACGATCCATCGCGATGACTTCCAGTCTGTTGCTGCCCTTTGTGATACTGCTTGGTTACTTTGTGATGTCCGCCAATATGAAATACAAAGACTACAGCCTATTGTTTCCGATTATGGAGAACGGCATGGGTCCCGTGTGGCGGGGCATGATTTATTCCCTTGCCGGGCTTATGGAAATCTGGATTCTCATGCTGTTCCAACATGAAGTCAAAGGCAAAATTCGTTGGTGGTATGTTCTGATCCTAGGTATTTTCATGCTCAGTATGGCAATCGGTCCCACGATCGGAGCCATTGTGGAATTCGGTCCTGAAGAAGCAGCGAAGCAACGGAACAGTCCCTATGAGCAATGGAAACTTGTGAATATCGGAAAGCTGCTGCAACACGTTGATTTTTTGTCCATCTATCAGTGGCTTAGTGGTTCCTTTGCAAGGGTTGCTATATCCATGTATCTCATTGTGGATCTGCTGAATTTCCGCCGACCGAAGAAACGATATATCGCCATTCTTACCATTACCGTCATTATGAGCTTCATGGCGATGCAATGGTGGCGCATTGATTACGTCGACTATTATGTGGACCATATTCAGTTCCCGGTCATGCTCGCTTATGTCTCCGCCGTTACGGTGATATTAACGATTGCTGCATTAATCCATAAAAAAGACAAGGAGGCTCCCGATCATGCCGATCTCAACCCAGCCCAAAAATAA
- a CDS encoding NAD(P)-dependent oxidoreductase — MTNTTKAPGETKVGFIGTGVMGKSMAGHIQQAGYPLHVYTRTAAKAEALVKEGAVWHDTPGKLAAACDVIITMVGYPKDVEEIYLGEDGLVANAKPGSYLIDMTTSSPLLAARIFEAAEAKGLHALDAPVSGGDIGAQNAKLSIMVGGSSEAFEAVRPLFEQMGSNIVLQGKAGAGQHTKMCNQIAIASGMMGVCEALAYAKTSGLDAETVLKSIATGAAGSWSLSNLGPRMIAGDYEPGFYVKHFIKDMGIALESAKAMGMKTPGLALAESLYQEIANNGLEEKGTQVLYTYYLQA, encoded by the coding sequence ATGACAAATACGACGAAGGCACCTGGAGAGACGAAAGTTGGCTTTATTGGTACAGGCGTGATGGGTAAAAGCATGGCTGGGCACATCCAGCAAGCGGGATATCCGCTACATGTCTACACGCGAACTGCTGCCAAAGCAGAAGCGTTGGTAAAAGAAGGTGCCGTATGGCATGACACACCAGGCAAACTGGCTGCCGCGTGTGATGTCATCATCACGATGGTGGGGTATCCGAAGGATGTGGAGGAGATTTATCTCGGTGAGGATGGTCTCGTAGCCAATGCCAAACCGGGTTCATATCTCATTGATATGACGACCTCAAGTCCGTTACTGGCTGCACGAATCTTTGAAGCTGCGGAAGCCAAAGGACTGCATGCACTGGACGCGCCTGTGTCGGGCGGTGATATCGGAGCGCAGAACGCGAAGCTGTCCATTATGGTTGGGGGTAGTTCGGAGGCCTTTGAAGCCGTACGTCCACTGTTTGAGCAGATGGGGAGCAACATAGTGCTGCAAGGCAAGGCGGGAGCCGGGCAGCATACCAAAATGTGCAACCAGATTGCCATTGCCTCTGGTATGATGGGCGTATGCGAAGCACTCGCTTATGCCAAGACGTCTGGTCTGGACGCGGAGACCGTGCTGAAGAGCATTGCTACCGGTGCAGCCGGAAGCTGGTCACTCAGCAATCTCGGCCCGCGCATGATCGCAGGCGACTATGAGCCTGGATTCTATGTGAAACATTTTATCAAAGACATGGGAATTGCACTGGAGTCTGCAAAAGCGATGGGCATGAAAACGCCTGGGCTGGCGCTGGCCGAATCCCTGTATCAGGAAATAGCGAATAATGGTCTGGAAGAGAAGGGTACACAGGTGCTCTACACCTATTATCTTCAGGCTTAA
- a CDS encoding nuclease-related domain-containing protein: MFKKILSLFKTQPELANQITASASALPSTTTIPPRMVRSKRKKKAEGDWTRQPEEPSTADQLIGLPSEYKVLNDLLVTNPKSRSGYSQVDHVVIGPRAIFVIETRNLTTGEIRGGRREANWSVSSSRVKMYNPLMQHRAHVEAIHAHLGDYKRVRLVSMVTFTNRCRISVDPAVRYVNSDELIIYDHELVETIQRKTERLETEVPETVFQEKDIQAIYALLSSVNSTDPQIRSEHMEKAKGIK; the protein is encoded by the coding sequence ATGTTCAAGAAGATCCTGTCTCTGTTCAAGACACAGCCAGAGCTTGCGAACCAGATTACAGCCTCCGCTTCAGCGTTACCATCGACGACAACCATTCCTCCGCGTATGGTCCGCAGTAAGCGCAAGAAAAAGGCGGAAGGGGATTGGACACGCCAGCCGGAGGAGCCCAGCACAGCAGATCAGCTGATTGGTCTTCCAAGTGAATATAAAGTGCTGAACGACTTACTCGTTACCAATCCGAAGTCACGCTCCGGTTATTCGCAGGTTGATCATGTTGTGATCGGCCCTCGGGCAATCTTTGTGATCGAAACCCGGAATTTGACGACAGGTGAGATCCGCGGCGGACGAAGAGAGGCCAATTGGTCGGTCAGCAGTAGCCGGGTCAAAATGTACAATCCACTCATGCAGCATCGTGCACATGTGGAAGCCATCCATGCACACCTTGGAGACTACAAAAGAGTACGTCTCGTCTCTATGGTAACCTTCACCAACCGATGCCGCATCAGTGTTGATCCTGCTGTGAGATATGTGAATTCGGATGAACTGATCATCTACGATCATGAATTGGTAGAGACCATTCAGCGGAAGACGGAACGACTTGAGACTGAAGTTCCCGAGACTGTATTTCAAGAGAAGGATATTCAAGCGATCTACGCTCTGCTCTCATCTGTCAATTCCACGGATCCTCAGATTCGGTCAGAACACATGGAGAAAGCTAAAGGCATTAAATAA
- a CDS encoding histidine kinase, with product MFLSTATVLISGITGLITYRIHIDLFNEEVSRQYSLTAEQILARLDSRVHDMYKVTDYITLNPSVKNAIKAQTSGISSYDQMKLEDELDDQLYQVRLDAPEIMGLRIYDLKENIFNLGAFAGSFQQMDPSYLAEMVHRLEGTGGEYGWNRLGPDAFLQEEQSNWILAGRLMRSVDLETYGVMLILFNTSLFESYLKDLRLNEEVAVYLFDADAELLYAFHNQDADPPPLTELSLGATEIRDEQGTPQLYTKQTSDKAGFTLVSKVSLTQIQNKGKIIVKVAVFSAVASILCSWFIITVISGRLLRPLASLVNAMKRVRDGQFDTRVRIETRDELGFIGERFNAMASRIDTLIHEVYERELSEKEAELKAIQAQLNPHFLYNTLSMFFWKFYMLGDEKSARLVTALSEMLQYTLEPVQQLTTVQDEMKQIDHYLQIQQARYQEALSIEIAVSAELLRCQVIRLLLQPIVENVFVHAFSDKRSNRHLEIRGSRQNGHEGEPDLLIIEISDNGCGMHASVIERIMTPVAHADEERQHIGMRSVLRRIELIHGEPYGVHIESTVGEGTLVRLRLPYQIGEDSCREIQVTERSRFC from the coding sequence TTGTTTTTATCTACCGCAACGGTCTTAATCTCCGGAATCACAGGATTGATCACCTATCGCATTCATATCGACCTGTTCAATGAAGAGGTCAGTCGCCAGTATAGTCTTACCGCAGAGCAGATTCTTGCACGTCTGGATTCCAGGGTACACGACATGTATAAAGTCACCGATTATATCACACTGAATCCCTCCGTAAAAAATGCCATCAAAGCACAGACCTCTGGCATCTCGTCCTACGATCAGATGAAGCTGGAAGATGAACTGGATGATCAGTTGTATCAGGTAAGGCTGGATGCACCGGAGATCATGGGGCTCCGCATATATGACCTGAAGGAAAACATATTTAATCTCGGCGCCTTTGCTGGCTCATTTCAACAGATGGATCCTTCCTATCTGGCAGAGATGGTTCATAGACTGGAAGGAACGGGCGGCGAATATGGTTGGAATCGTTTGGGGCCGGATGCCTTCTTGCAGGAGGAACAATCCAATTGGATTCTGGCGGGACGATTAATGCGGTCTGTTGATCTGGAGACCTATGGCGTAATGCTAATACTGTTTAACACCTCGTTGTTCGAATCGTATCTCAAAGATCTGCGACTGAACGAGGAAGTTGCTGTCTACTTGTTTGACGCAGATGCTGAGCTTCTTTATGCATTTCATAATCAGGATGCGGATCCACCACCACTTACCGAGCTAAGCCTAGGGGCGACTGAGATCAGGGACGAGCAGGGAACACCCCAATTGTATACGAAGCAAACGTCAGACAAAGCGGGCTTCACCCTGGTCAGCAAGGTCTCACTCACTCAGATTCAGAACAAGGGAAAGATCATTGTAAAAGTTGCTGTGTTCTCTGCCGTAGCCAGCATATTATGCTCCTGGTTCATCATTACCGTAATTAGCGGCAGACTGTTGCGTCCACTTGCGAGTCTAGTCAACGCGATGAAAAGAGTGCGTGATGGACAGTTCGATACACGGGTACGGATCGAGACACGGGATGAGCTCGGTTTCATCGGTGAACGATTTAATGCAATGGCTTCCCGGATTGATACGCTTATACATGAAGTGTACGAGCGGGAACTCAGTGAAAAAGAAGCTGAACTCAAAGCTATTCAGGCCCAGCTGAATCCCCATTTTCTGTATAACACCTTGAGCATGTTTTTCTGGAAGTTCTATATGCTTGGTGATGAGAAATCGGCTCGCCTGGTCACTGCCTTGTCCGAGATGCTGCAGTATACGCTGGAACCCGTGCAGCAACTGACGACCGTGCAGGATGAGATGAAGCAAATTGATCATTACCTGCAGATTCAGCAGGCCCGGTATCAGGAAGCCTTGTCAATTGAAATTGCCGTTTCTGCTGAATTGCTTCGCTGTCAGGTGATCCGACTGTTGCTTCAGCCCATCGTGGAGAATGTTTTTGTTCATGCCTTCTCGGACAAAAGGAGCAACCGCCATCTGGAGATTCGTGGCTCGCGGCAAAACGGGCATGAAGGAGAGCCGGATCTGCTCATCATTGAAATTTCAGATAACGGCTGCGGCATGCATGCATCGGTCATTGAACGCATTATGACGCCAGTGGCACATGCAGATGAGGAACGTCAGCACATTGGCATGCGGAGTGTACTTCGAAGAATTGAGTTGATACACGGTGAACCCTACGGTGTACATATCGAGTCGACTGTGGGAGAGGGAACGCTAGTACGTCTTCGTTTGCCTTATCAGATCGGTGAGGACTCATGCCGGGAAATTCAGGTGACTGAGAGGAGTAGGTTCTGTTGA
- a CDS encoding response regulator — protein sequence MNGRMLVVDDEALFRQGLIHLVRNNPLGWEVVGEAADGEEAIQAVHSCTPDLIITDINMPVMDGLDMAERIHESGLDIMIIILTGYREFEYAQRAIRYGAIEFLLKPFSLDEACQVLQKAHERYRRKQSDIRIREQYSQVDRTERLREELTSLLLHHQFGAIMNRIEMLLEEASGMSLSQGKAEIHMLMKVMMDLLVQQLQPQESGGMDSTAPDPLLWIHTIPEVIAWARCKSEEWVDMLMRLTQEQQDHVVTRVIQYIEMNYSSTCTLQAVAAHVHVTPNYLSHLFKKETGQGFSQYVSKRRIDKAKLLLHSTRQSMADIAELTGFDNSSYFTTVFKQMTGVSPREYRKQVAK from the coding sequence TTGAATGGACGTATGCTCGTAGTGGATGATGAAGCATTATTTCGTCAGGGTCTGATTCATCTGGTTCGTAATAACCCCCTCGGGTGGGAGGTCGTTGGGGAAGCGGCCGATGGAGAAGAAGCGATACAGGCTGTACACAGCTGCACACCTGATCTGATCATTACGGACATCAACATGCCTGTGATGGATGGTCTAGATATGGCCGAACGCATACACGAGAGTGGACTGGACATTATGATTATCATTTTGACAGGATATCGTGAGTTCGAATATGCACAGCGTGCCATCCGGTATGGGGCAATTGAATTTTTGTTAAAGCCGTTCTCGCTTGATGAAGCATGTCAGGTGTTACAAAAGGCACATGAACGATATCGCCGAAAACAGTCCGACATTCGGATCAGGGAACAATACAGCCAAGTGGACCGTACCGAGAGACTGCGAGAGGAACTGACTTCGTTGCTGCTCCACCATCAATTTGGAGCGATAATGAATCGGATCGAGATGTTGCTAGAAGAAGCGTCCGGGATGAGCTTGTCACAAGGCAAAGCGGAGATTCATATGCTTATGAAGGTCATGATGGACTTACTGGTACAACAGCTTCAGCCTCAGGAATCCGGTGGTATGGACTCAACTGCCCCAGATCCACTGCTCTGGATTCATACCATACCTGAAGTCATCGCTTGGGCCCGTTGCAAGAGCGAAGAGTGGGTGGATATGCTGATGCGGCTAACTCAGGAACAGCAGGATCATGTCGTTACACGAGTTATACAGTATATTGAAATGAACTATTCCAGCACATGCACGTTGCAGGCCGTGGCTGCCCATGTTCATGTGACACCCAACTACTTGAGCCATTTGTTCAAAAAAGAGACAGGACAAGGCTTTAGCCAATATGTCAGCAAGCGCCGAATTGATAAGGCGAAGCTGCTGCTGCATAGCACTCGGCAGAGTATGGCAGATATCGCGGAACTGACCGGGTTCGATAACTCCAGTTATTTTACAACCGTATTCAAACAGATGACGGGGGTATCGCCCCGCGAATATCGCAAGCAAGTAGCCAAGTGA
- a CDS encoding ABC transporter permease subunit — protein MKHRIRQQRLRRFKMNIPLILMFVPVIMFYLTFRYAPIGGLVMAFKDYNFYDGLWNSPWVGFQHFQTLFSDPRTVEIIRNTLFLSLLSIIIGFPIPIILAIMLNEVRNMAFKRTVQTVVYMPHFFSWVIIAMMIMTVFSLENGIVNRWVEAWTGAPYPFMYNKGSWVAVFVGSGIWKDMGFNAIIFLAALTTIDPSQYEAAQMDGASKMRQIWHVTLPGIRSTIILLLILSMGRVMEVGFDQVYMLQNSNVNEIADVISTYIYRTGLQGAQFSLTTAMGLFESLVAFILIFSANYIARRFNEGLW, from the coding sequence ATGAAGCATCGGATTCGGCAGCAGCGGCTTCGACGATTCAAGATGAATATACCGTTAATCTTGATGTTTGTTCCGGTGATTATGTTCTACCTTACCTTTCGTTATGCACCCATCGGAGGGCTGGTCATGGCCTTCAAGGACTACAACTTTTATGATGGGCTGTGGAACAGTCCATGGGTGGGCTTTCAGCATTTTCAGACGCTGTTCAGTGATCCGCGCACGGTGGAGATTATTCGTAACACCTTGTTCCTCAGTCTGTTAAGTATCATTATCGGGTTTCCTATTCCGATCATTCTGGCCATTATGCTGAATGAAGTGCGAAATATGGCCTTTAAGCGAACGGTGCAGACGGTGGTCTATATGCCACACTTCTTTTCCTGGGTCATCATTGCGATGATGATCATGACGGTGTTCTCTTTGGAAAATGGGATTGTCAACCGCTGGGTCGAGGCCTGGACGGGAGCACCTTATCCGTTCATGTACAACAAGGGCTCCTGGGTAGCGGTGTTTGTTGGCTCAGGGATCTGGAAGGATATGGGCTTCAATGCCATCATTTTTCTCGCGGCACTAACGACCATTGATCCGAGCCAATACGAGGCTGCACAGATGGATGGGGCCAGCAAAATGCGCCAGATCTGGCATGTCACCCTTCCGGGTATACGCTCCACCATTATTCTCCTGCTTATTCTGTCGATGGGGCGGGTGATGGAGGTCGGATTCGACCAGGTGTATATGCTTCAGAATTCCAATGTCAATGAGATAGCGGATGTAATCAGTACCTATATCTACCGCACCGGTCTTCAGGGAGCACAGTTCAGCCTGACAACGGCGATGGGATTGTTCGAATCACTGGTTGCATTTATCCTCATTTTCAGTGCAAATTATATCGCGCGGCGATTTAACGAAGGTTTGTGGTAG
- a CDS encoding carbohydrate ABC transporter permease — protein MRKTKGEKVFYLINYVLLSLVAVSCILPLLNTVALSFSDARAVVSGQVGLWPVDFTWFSYHSLITGTPILNAFWNSVEITLIGTGLSMAVTIMAAYPLSRRHFYHRRFFTMAMVFTMIFNGGLIPTYLVVQNLGLVNSYGALWLPGLVSTYNMLIMRSYFENLPGEVDEAARIDGCGELGLLFRIVLPLSKPLLATIALFYGVGYWNSFMSVMIYINDTSKYNMTVLVQNMIMSNLNVQDFTDPTMISNLTPEGIRAAAVIVMVIPILAVYPFLQKYFVKGVMLGSIKG, from the coding sequence ATGAGAAAAACCAAAGGAGAAAAAGTCTTTTATCTAATCAATTATGTATTGTTGTCATTGGTTGCCGTCAGCTGTATCCTGCCCTTACTGAACACTGTTGCCTTGTCATTTAGTGATGCGAGAGCGGTTGTTTCAGGTCAAGTGGGGTTATGGCCCGTCGATTTCACATGGTTCTCCTATCACAGCCTAATTACGGGAACGCCGATTCTGAATGCATTCTGGAACAGTGTGGAGATCACATTGATCGGTACAGGGCTCAGCATGGCGGTGACGATTATGGCGGCATATCCGCTGTCACGTAGACATTTTTATCACCGGCGCTTCTTTACGATGGCGATGGTGTTCACGATGATTTTTAACGGTGGACTCATCCCGACTTATTTGGTCGTGCAAAATCTCGGTCTTGTGAACAGTTACGGCGCGCTTTGGCTACCGGGCCTGGTGAGCACGTACAACATGCTGATTATGCGATCTTATTTTGAAAATCTGCCGGGGGAAGTGGACGAGGCTGCGCGCATCGATGGTTGTGGTGAACTGGGGCTTTTGTTCCGAATCGTGTTGCCATTATCCAAACCTTTGCTGGCGACTATTGCTCTCTTTTACGGCGTGGGTTACTGGAATTCGTTCATGAGTGTGATGATTTATATCAATGATACGTCCAAATACAACATGACCGTGCTTGTCCAAAATATGATTATGTCCAATCTGAATGTACAGGATTTTACCGATCCAACGATGATATCGAATCTGACCCCGGAAGGCATCCGGGCAGCAGCTGTCATTGTGATGGTCATACCCATTTTGGCAGTGTATCCGTTCTTGCAGAAGTACTTTGTTAAAGGGGTCATGCTTGGATCAATTAAAGGTTAA